TAACTGCAGGGAGCGCCTCAGGGATGGCTGCAACAGCAAGGGAGATAGCAGTTAAAAGCATCCGCAAAGGTTCTTCTCCACGTAAAAGTCCAATCGCAAAAATTACAATACATATAGCAAGAACCGCAATAGAAAGTTTTTTGCCAAACACAGTGAGGCGTTTTTGCAATGGTGTTTTTACTTCCTCTTCCTCTTGAATCATGATTGCTATCTTACCAAGTTCTGTCTGCATGCCGGTGGCAACTACAATTCCAGTTCCCCTTCCATACGTAACAATAGTACCTTTGTAAGCCATATTTTTCCTGTCGCCAAGTGGAAGGTTTTCTTCACCAATTGGTTGCGTCTGTTTTTCTGCTGGTATTGATTCTCCCGTCAGTGCTGCTTCTTCTATTTTCAGTTGAACAGCTTCGATAAGCCGTATATCAGCAGGCACGATTTTCCCTGCTTCAAGCATAACAATATCTCCTGGAACTATCTCTCGTGCAGGAATGGTAACAGTCTTCCCATCTCGTATGACAGTTGCAAGTGGAGCAGCCATTTTTTTTAATGCCTCCATTGCTTTTTCAGCCCTATATTCCTGCACAAAACCAATGATGGCATTGAGCACTACTATAACTATAATTGCAATAGTGTCGGATACTTCTCCTAAAAATCCTGAAAGCAGTGCAGCGGCTAAAAGGACAAGTATCATAAAATCTGTAAATTGATTAAGAAGCATTAT
The sequence above is drawn from the Spirochaetota bacterium genome and encodes:
- a CDS encoding HAD-IC family P-type ATPase, producing MNWHTMPVETVTNTLRTSLNGIPQKEAESRLISYGFNELKEKKKRTPIIMLLNQFTDFMILVLLAAALLSGFLGEVSDTIAIIVIVVLNAIIGFVQEYRAEKAMEALKKMAAPLATVIRDGKTVTIPAREIVPGDIVMLEAGKIVPADIRLIEAVQLKIEEAALTGESIPAEKQTQPIGEENLPLGDRKNMAYKGTIVTYGRGTGIVVATGMQTELGKIAIMIQEEEEVKTPLQKRLTVFGKKLSIAVLAICIVIFAIGLLRGEEPLRMLLTAISLAVAAIPEALPAV